The following coding sequences are from one Hydra vulgaris chromosome 04, alternate assembly HydraT2T_AEP window:
- the LOC100212613 gene encoding facilitated trehalose transporter Tret1 isoform X3, producing MTYYDEQTSLNASFSLSEDNEQFKTLFIAVVIASIASVCVGFSIGYTSPFNTEYTKLRKDLSFASLLEIGAVIGLILGGFFLEYFGRKKGIMLSAFFYTPGWILIGYFPKGTILYTGRMLTGVATGLCSLTVPIYIAEVSSCQYCGRWLLAKKKRNEASKTLKWLRGSAYNVEDECNEIEQNLEQQPVAALNDFRTPGLYRNLLYGSFLMIFQQMCGKNAMMFFGQEIFYNTGVSKMPLAVYLTQVLITTTAYFMVDKYGRRKLLMLGAFGMFICNILLGVYFQTLIMYANNKTLESHFHNTETNMKEISNVMLHDSYSWLAITCFVLFLISYSIGWGALPFLLMSEIFPPRLRCFSCVFVLSVNWCLAFFVTYSFISLVCLFQIQRALWLFSTFCFISIFFVYYFVPETKHKTLEEIEHYYQTFYGFRNYLTN from the exons atgacttattaTGACGAACAAACCTCATTAAATGCATCGTTTAGTTTATCAGAAGATAacgaacaatttaaaacattatttatagcTGTTGTTATTGCTTCAATCGCATCTGTATGTGTTGGTTTCAGCATTGGTTACACCTCACCTTTCAATACCGAATACACAAAACTTCGCAAAGACCTTTCGTTCGcg TCTCTGCTTGAAATCGGCGCTGTAATTGGATTGATCCTTGGAGGTTTCTTCTTAGAATATTTTGGaagaaaaaaaggaataatgCTATCGGCATTTTTTTACACTCCAGGATGGATTTTAATTGGCTATTTTCCCAAAGGAACAATTTTATATACTGGTAGAATGTTGACAGGGGTTGCCACCGGTTTGTGTTCACTCACTGTCCCC atatatattgcGGAAGTTTCATCATGTCAATATTGTGGGAG ATGGTTGCTTGCTAAAAAGAAGCGAAACGAAGCcagtaaaacattaaaatggtTACGTGGCAGCGCATACAATGTAGAAGATGAATGTAATGAAATTGAACAAAACTTGG AACAACAACCTGTGGCAGCTCTAAACGATTTTAGAACACCTGGTTTGTATCGAAATTTACTTTATGGCTCTTTTCTAATGATTTTTCAGCAAATGTGCGGAAAAAACGCTATGATGTTTTTTGGTcaggaaattttttataatacaggCGTTAGCAAAATGCCTTTAGCTGTGTATTTAACACAGGTGCTTATTACAACCACAGCATATTTTATGGTTGATAAATATGGAAGGCGAAAGCTTCTTATGCTTGGGGCTTTTGGTATGTTTATTTGCAATATCTTACTTGGAGTTTATTTTCAGACTTTAATTATGTATGCAAATAATAAAACGTTGGAATCTCATTTTCATAATACTGAAACAAATATGAAAGAAATCAGTAATGTCATGCTCCATGATAGCTACTCATGGTTGGCCATCACGTGTTTTGTATTATTTCTTATAAGCTACTCCATTGGATGGGGGGCTCTCCCATTTCTACTTATGTCTGAAATATTCCCTCCTCGTCTGCGTTGTTTCtcttgtgtttttgttttaagtgtaaattggTGTTTAGCCTTTTTTGTAAcatattcatttatttctttagtaTGTTTGTTTCAAATTCAAAGAGCTTTATGGCTTTTTTccacattttgttttattagtatattctttgTTTACTACTTTGTGCCTGAAACAAAGCATAAAACCCTTGAAGAGATTGAACATTATTACCAAACTTTCTACGGATTTCGAAACTACCTAAccaattga
- the LOC100212613 gene encoding solute carrier family 2, facilitated glucose transporter member 8 isoform X2: MTYYDEQTSLNASFSLSEDNEQFKTLFIAVVIASIASVCVGFSIGYTSPFNTEYTKLRKDLSFASLLEIGAVIGLILGGFFLEYFGRKKGIMLSAFFYTPGWILIGYFPKGTILYTGRMLTGVATGLCSLTVPIYIAEVSSCQYCGRLGVVNQIGITIGIFLAFLLGSYSDPKQSATAAFVIALLMEFLVLFIPESPRWLLAKKKRNEASKTLKWLRGSAYNVEDECNEIEQNLEQQPVAALNDFRTPGLYRNLLYGSFLMIFQQMCGKNAMMFFGQEIFYNTGVSKMPLAVYLTQVLITTTAYFMVDKYGRRKLLMLGAFGMFICNILLGVYFQTLIMYANNKTLESHFHNTETNMKEISNVMLHDSYSWLAITCFVLFLISYSIGWGALPFLLMSEIFPPRLRCFSCVFVLSVNWCLAFFVTYSFISLVCLFQIQRALWLFSTFCFISIFFVYYFVPETKHKTLEEIEHYYQTFYGFRNYLTN; encoded by the exons atgacttattaTGACGAACAAACCTCATTAAATGCATCGTTTAGTTTATCAGAAGATAacgaacaatttaaaacattatttatagcTGTTGTTATTGCTTCAATCGCATCTGTATGTGTTGGTTTCAGCATTGGTTACACCTCACCTTTCAATACCGAATACACAAAACTTCGCAAAGACCTTTCGTTCGcg TCTCTGCTTGAAATCGGCGCTGTAATTGGATTGATCCTTGGAGGTTTCTTCTTAGAATATTTTGGaagaaaaaaaggaataatgCTATCGGCATTTTTTTACACTCCAGGATGGATTTTAATTGGCTATTTTCCCAAAGGAACAATTTTATATACTGGTAGAATGTTGACAGGGGTTGCCACCGGTTTGTGTTCACTCACTGTCCCC atatatattgcGGAAGTTTCATCATGTCAATATTGTGGGAGGTTAGGAGTTGTAAATCAAATTGGTATCACTATAGggatatttttagcttttttattagGTTCATACAGCGACCCCAAACAATCAGCCACAGCTGCATTTGTTATTGCTTTATTAAtggaatttttagttttatttattccCGAATCTCCTAGATGGTTGCTTGCTAAAAAGAAGCGAAACGAAGCcagtaaaacattaaaatggtTACGTGGCAGCGCATACAATGTAGAAGATGAATGTAATGAAATTGAACAAAACTTGG AACAACAACCTGTGGCAGCTCTAAACGATTTTAGAACACCTGGTTTGTATCGAAATTTACTTTATGGCTCTTTTCTAATGATTTTTCAGCAAATGTGCGGAAAAAACGCTATGATGTTTTTTGGTcaggaaattttttataatacaggCGTTAGCAAAATGCCTTTAGCTGTGTATTTAACACAGGTGCTTATTACAACCACAGCATATTTTATGGTTGATAAATATGGAAGGCGAAAGCTTCTTATGCTTGGGGCTTTTGGTATGTTTATTTGCAATATCTTACTTGGAGTTTATTTTCAGACTTTAATTATGTATGCAAATAATAAAACGTTGGAATCTCATTTTCATAATACTGAAACAAATATGAAAGAAATCAGTAATGTCATGCTCCATGATAGCTACTCATGGTTGGCCATCACGTGTTTTGTATTATTTCTTATAAGCTACTCCATTGGATGGGGGGCTCTCCCATTTCTACTTATGTCTGAAATATTCCCTCCTCGTCTGCGTTGTTTCtcttgtgtttttgttttaagtgtaaattggTGTTTAGCCTTTTTTGTAAcatattcatttatttctttagtaTGTTTGTTTCAAATTCAAAGAGCTTTATGGCTTTTTTccacattttgttttattagtatattctttgTTTACTACTTTGTGCCTGAAACAAAGCATAAAACCCTTGAAGAGATTGAACATTATTACCAAACTTTCTACGGATTTCGAAACTACCTAAccaattga